In one window of Chryseobacterium viscerum DNA:
- a CDS encoding o-succinylbenzoate synthase, with amino-acid sequence MEANYLQYLLQFKRPSGTSRGVLLDKETFILTISEDGRKGIGECAIFRGLSFDDRSDYEEKLKWLCENINQDTAFLKKELKEFPSIWFGYEQAILNLKHGGSLYFPSEFTEEKSAITINGLIWMGEAGYMEEQIQDKLEKGFHCIKLKIGVDWKSEYVILQKLREKFSKNQLELRVDANGGFSKEEAVIVLQQLADLHIHSIEQPIKAGNWDDMAELCAKTPTPIALDEELIGIIDPEEKKKLLEKIKPQYIILKPALVGGFFGSDEWISLAENQNIGWWITSALESNIGLNAIAQYTFTKKNPMPQGLGTGALFVNNFESDLELRNELLWFKSINEKS; translated from the coding sequence ATGGAAGCAAATTATTTACAATATTTATTACAATTTAAACGCCCGAGTGGAACATCTCGCGGCGTTTTGCTTGATAAGGAAACCTTTATTCTCACTATTTCGGAAGACGGAAGAAAAGGAATAGGTGAATGTGCTATTTTCAGAGGTCTGAGTTTTGATGACAGGTCTGATTATGAAGAAAAGCTGAAGTGGCTTTGTGAAAATATTAATCAGGATACCGCTTTTTTAAAAAAAGAACTGAAAGAATTTCCATCAATTTGGTTTGGATATGAACAGGCAATTCTGAATCTGAAGCATGGTGGCAGCCTTTATTTTCCCAGTGAGTTTACCGAAGAGAAATCTGCTATCACCATTAATGGTTTGATATGGATGGGAGAGGCAGGGTACATGGAAGAGCAGATTCAGGATAAGCTTGAGAAAGGATTTCATTGTATTAAATTAAAAATAGGGGTCGATTGGAAATCTGAATATGTCATTCTACAGAAATTAAGGGAGAAATTCTCCAAAAATCAATTGGAACTTCGTGTGGACGCAAATGGAGGATTCAGTAAGGAAGAAGCAGTTATTGTTTTGCAGCAACTGGCGGACCTTCATATTCATTCTATTGAACAGCCTATCAAAGCAGGAAACTGGGATGATATGGCCGAATTATGCGCTAAAACACCTACTCCGATAGCATTGGATGAAGAGCTGATTGGGATTATTGATCCTGAAGAAAAGAAAAAGCTTTTAGAAAAAATAAAACCACAGTATATTATTCTGAAACCTGCATTGGTAGGAGGTTTTTTCGGTTCAGATGAATGGATTTCTCTTGCTGAAAATCAGAATATCGGTTGGTGGATAACTTCAGCTTTGGAAAGCAATATTGGATTGAATGCCATTGCTCAATATACATTTACCAAAAAAAATCCAATGCCTCAAGGTTTAGGCACTGGAGCTTTATTTGTTAATAATTTTGAATCCGATTTAGAACTCAGAAATGAGTTACTATGGTTCAAAAGTATAAATGAGAAAAGTTAA
- a CDS encoding aspartate kinase, producing MKIFKFGGASVKDAESVKNVSMVLKSQGFAKCLLVISAMGKTTNELEKVVELYFKKENYQTEIEKIKRKHIEIAEGLFPENHAVFAEINLFFDDIDSFLRRNKSPNYNFVYDQVVSCGEMISTKILSEYLNEIQFTNQWLDARDYIKTDNSYREGTVDWVRTEEFISNLNPEICYVTQGFIGSDENNFTVTLGREGSDYSAAIFAYCLNAEAMTIWKDVPGVMTGDPRKFNDVSLLSNISYEEAIEMAYYGASVIHPKTLQPLQQKSIPFYVKSFVDPTKEGTKVGASDKNQQEESYILKENQDLLKISTRDFSFIAEDHMSLIFGYLSKYKIKVSLMQNSAISLALCLEDKFNHIDELNQELQKIFKTEAIKNVSLFTVRNAKMDHIDKFYHEKNVLLEQISKNTLQMVTQ from the coding sequence ATGAAAATTTTCAAGTTTGGTGGAGCATCGGTAAAAGATGCCGAAAGTGTGAAAAACGTATCCATGGTTCTAAAAAGCCAGGGATTTGCCAAATGTTTGCTGGTGATTTCAGCAATGGGCAAGACGACAAACGAGTTGGAAAAAGTTGTAGAACTTTATTTCAAAAAGGAGAACTATCAAACTGAGATTGAAAAGATAAAACGAAAACACATTGAGATTGCGGAAGGTCTTTTTCCTGAAAATCATGCGGTTTTTGCAGAAATCAATCTCTTTTTCGATGATATTGATTCTTTTTTAAGAAGAAATAAATCTCCCAACTATAACTTTGTTTATGATCAGGTGGTAAGCTGCGGAGAAATGATTTCTACCAAAATCCTGAGTGAATACCTGAATGAAATCCAATTTACCAATCAATGGCTGGATGCCAGAGATTATATAAAAACGGACAATTCATACAGAGAAGGTACCGTAGACTGGGTAAGAACAGAAGAATTTATTTCCAATCTGAATCCTGAGATCTGCTACGTAACCCAGGGATTCATTGGTTCTGACGAAAACAATTTTACGGTGACGTTAGGAAGAGAAGGTTCAGACTACTCTGCTGCTATTTTTGCTTATTGCTTAAATGCTGAAGCGATGACTATCTGGAAAGATGTACCGGGAGTAATGACCGGAGATCCGAGAAAATTCAATGATGTATCTCTTCTTTCCAATATCTCTTATGAAGAAGCAATTGAGATGGCTTATTACGGAGCAAGTGTTATTCACCCGAAAACATTGCAGCCACTACAGCAAAAAAGCATTCCTTTTTATGTAAAATCTTTTGTAGATCCTACCAAAGAAGGAACAAAGGTGGGTGCTTCCGACAAAAACCAACAGGAAGAATCTTATATTTTAAAAGAAAACCAGGATCTTCTGAAGATATCTACAAGAGATTTCTCTTTTATTGCAGAAGACCATATGAGCTTAATTTTTGGATATTTATCTAAATATAAGATCAAGGTTTCCCTAATGCAGAATTCTGCTATCTCCCTGGCATTGTGCCTTGAAGATAAATTTAATCATATAGATGAGCTCAATCAGGAGCTTCAAAAAATTTTTAAAACCGAAGCAATTAAAAATGTATCTTTATTCACAGTAAGAAATGCGAAGATGGATCACATTGATAAATTTTACCATGAAAAAAATGTATTATTGGAACAAATTTCCAAGAATACTCTTCAAATGGTAACACAATAA
- a CDS encoding bacteriocin-like protein: MKNLKKIKRGELKTIKGGRPPLGCNSWNPVAMCCRSWGPDYCGQTTCPDSPPPLC, from the coding sequence ATGAAAAATCTAAAGAAAATCAAAAGAGGAGAATTAAAAACGATCAAAGGGGGAAGACCACCTCTTGGATGTAATAGTTGGAATCCTGTTGCTATGTGCTGTAGATCATGGGGTCCTGATTACTGTGGCCAGACTACATGTCCGGATTCACCTCCACCATTATGCTAA
- a CDS encoding lysophospholipid acyltransferase family protein yields the protein MSLISKNDLIKASGLSKLGFLKNPVASAVMSIAKINEVNKLYDKLKDKEGKDFFDSFVRERNLSYVAFEEDLAKIPKTGPFILVSNHPLGAIDGILMCKVLSEVRPDFKVMGNFLLEKIKPMEPYVIAVNPFENRKEAYSSSSGMRETLKHLQNGGCVGIFPAGEVSNKNNPYGEILDKEWEKTALKLIRMAKVPVVPMYFHAKNSRLFYQVAKLHPNLQTLMLPAEMMNDREKPIRIRIGRPITVKAMDEMETIEELGEFLKRKVYMMKSYYEKRKSLAQSINLQNLSVKFPLLKEENIVQNIIDETPVEDIIKDVDKLRGTDKMLFSNGNYEIYFTTYEEIPSIMREIGRQRELTFRAVGEGSNLPFDLDEYDKHYHHLFLWDNGEKKLAGAYRMALGREVMKKYGIKGFYTSSLFEFEQDIHPFFKKVIEMGRAYICQEYQQKPLPLFLLWRGIVHVCLRNPDHKFLMGGVSISNKFSEFSKSLMIEFMRSNYFDSAVAQYITPRNEYKVKLRDRDKNIFFEEMESDLNKLDKIIDDLEPELRLPVLIKKYIKQNAKVIAFNVDPNFNDAIDGLMYIRISDLPENTIKPVLEEMSEQIRKEQENNPADNQ from the coding sequence ATGAGTTTAATTTCGAAAAACGATCTGATCAAAGCTTCCGGCTTAAGTAAACTTGGGTTCCTCAAGAACCCGGTAGCATCTGCTGTGATGAGCATTGCTAAAATAAACGAAGTAAATAAATTATACGACAAACTAAAAGACAAGGAAGGCAAAGACTTTTTCGACTCATTTGTGAGAGAAAGAAACCTAAGCTATGTAGCTTTTGAAGAGGATCTGGCAAAGATTCCGAAAACGGGACCGTTTATTCTGGTTTCCAACCACCCGCTGGGTGCTATTGACGGAATTCTGATGTGCAAGGTCTTATCAGAGGTTCGTCCGGATTTCAAGGTGATGGGGAATTTCCTTTTGGAGAAGATCAAACCTATGGAACCGTATGTAATCGCTGTAAATCCTTTTGAAAACAGAAAAGAAGCTTACAGCAGTTCTTCAGGTATGCGTGAAACACTCAAGCATTTGCAAAACGGAGGCTGTGTAGGTATTTTTCCTGCGGGAGAAGTTTCCAACAAAAACAATCCTTACGGAGAAATTTTAGATAAGGAATGGGAAAAAACGGCACTTAAGCTTATAAGAATGGCTAAAGTGCCGGTAGTTCCTATGTATTTCCATGCTAAGAACAGCAGACTTTTTTATCAGGTGGCTAAGCTTCATCCGAATTTACAGACCCTGATGCTTCCGGCAGAAATGATGAATGACAGGGAAAAACCTATCAGAATCAGAATCGGACGCCCTATCACTGTAAAGGCAATGGATGAAATGGAAACAATTGAGGAATTGGGAGAGTTTCTGAAACGTAAGGTGTATATGATGAAATCTTACTATGAAAAAAGAAAGTCCCTTGCTCAAAGCATCAATCTTCAGAATTTATCAGTAAAATTTCCTTTGCTGAAGGAAGAAAATATTGTTCAGAACATCATCGACGAAACTCCTGTAGAAGACATTATAAAAGATGTTGACAAACTGAGAGGAACTGACAAAATGCTGTTCAGTAACGGAAATTATGAGATATACTTTACTACTTACGAGGAAATCCCTTCCATTATGAGGGAAATCGGGCGTCAGAGAGAGCTTACTTTCCGCGCGGTAGGTGAAGGCAGTAATCTTCCTTTTGACCTTGATGAATATGATAAACATTATCACCACCTTTTCCTTTGGGACAACGGGGAGAAAAAACTGGCTGGCGCTTACAGAATGGCACTGGGTAGAGAGGTGATGAAGAAATATGGCATCAAAGGCTTTTATACAAGCTCTTTATTTGAGTTTGAGCAGGACATTCATCCTTTCTTTAAAAAGGTGATTGAAATGGGCCGTGCCTACATCTGCCAGGAATATCAGCAGAAACCACTTCCTCTTTTCCTTTTATGGAGAGGAATTGTGCATGTGTGCCTGAGAAATCCTGACCATAAATTCCTTATGGGTGGAGTGAGTATTTCCAACAAATTCTCGGAGTTCTCAAAATCGCTGATGATTGAGTTTATGCGTTCAAATTATTTTGATTCTGCAGTAGCACAATATATCACTCCAAGGAATGAATATAAGGTAAAGCTTCGTGACAGGGATAAAAACATTTTCTTTGAGGAAATGGAATCGGATCTTAATAAACTGGACAAAATCATTGATGACCTTGAACCTGAATTGAGACTTCCTGTTCTGATCAAGAAATACATCAAACAAAACGCCAAAGTAATTGCATTCAACGTAGATCCGAACTTCAATGATGCGATAGACGGATTGATGTATATCCGAATCAGTGATCTTCCAGAAAACACGATCAAACCGGTATTGGAAGAGATGAGTGAACAGATCAGAAAGGAGCAGGAAAATAATCCAGCTGATAATCAGTAA
- the fbp gene encoding class 1 fructose-bisphosphatase: MSNQPLQTLGEFLIDKQDDFQYSTGEFSRLLSAIRLASKVVNREVNKAGIVDITGAAGNQNVQGEEQQKLDVIANEIFITALSQREVVCGIASEENDDFIDIKCGENGHLSKYVVLIDPLDGSSNIDVNVSVGTIFSIYRRVTEPGTPVQLEDFLQKGINQIAAGYVIYGSSTMIVYTTGNGVNGFTLDPSLGTYYLSHPNMTFPKTGKIYSINEGNYIKFPQGVKNYLKYCQMEEGDRPYTSRYIGSLVADFHRNMLKGGIYIYPSYSQAPNGKLRLLYECNPMAFLAEQAGAKATDGFRRILEIEPTELHQRIPFFCGSIDMVEKAEEFMRIDSVK, from the coding sequence ATGTCAAATCAACCATTACAGACTTTAGGAGAATTTCTTATAGATAAGCAGGACGATTTTCAGTATTCTACAGGTGAATTTTCTCGTCTTCTAAGTGCAATAAGATTGGCTTCGAAAGTGGTAAACAGAGAAGTAAATAAAGCCGGAATTGTAGATATTACGGGAGCTGCAGGAAACCAAAATGTTCAGGGAGAAGAGCAGCAGAAATTAGATGTAATTGCTAATGAAATTTTTATTACGGCTTTGTCTCAAAGAGAGGTTGTTTGTGGTATTGCGTCTGAGGAAAATGATGATTTTATTGATATTAAATGTGGCGAAAACGGACATTTAAGCAAATATGTAGTATTGATCGACCCTTTAGACGGATCCTCAAATATTGATGTTAATGTTTCCGTAGGAACTATTTTCTCTATTTACAGAAGAGTAACTGAACCTGGAACTCCTGTACAGTTGGAAGACTTTTTACAGAAAGGAATCAATCAGATTGCAGCTGGATATGTTATTTACGGTTCATCTACAATGATCGTTTATACTACCGGAAACGGAGTAAACGGATTCACTCTGGATCCTTCATTGGGAACTTATTATCTTTCTCATCCTAATATGACCTTCCCGAAAACAGGTAAAATCTATTCCATCAACGAAGGAAACTATATCAAATTCCCTCAGGGAGTAAAAAATTACCTTAAATACTGCCAGATGGAAGAAGGAGATCGTCCTTATACTTCAAGATATATTGGTTCATTAGTAGCAGATTTCCACAGAAACATGCTGAAAGGAGGAATTTATATCTATCCTTCTTACTCACAGGCTCCAAATGGTAAATTAAGATTGTTATACGAATGTAATCCTATGGCATTCCTTGCAGAACAGGCAGGAGCAAAAGCAACTGACGGGTTCAGAAGAATTCTTGAAATAGAACCTACAGAACTTCACCAGAGAATTCCGTTCTTCTGTGGAAGTATAGACATGGTAGAGAAAGCAGAAGAATTCATGCGTATCGACAGTGTAAAATAA
- a CDS encoding DUF3472 domain-containing protein, translating into MRVKLLADTFLGILALLVFQSCAENTMTAEDTVATKKNVSALSKASSFSVPVAGNSFLTVKPLGASEVITSSNLGNWTNSSTVISSYFRVGNTGTLNIGLKASVPSGTSVVKVTVGGTSKNVTLTGSGYKDYTVGDFTISSPGYVKVDLQGVSKTGGYFADVSDVTFSGAASAGTNIYSNDPSYYYWARRGPSCHLNYVIPTTSNVSYYYNEVTVPAGEDKIGSYFMANGFSAGYFGMQVNSATERRILFSVWSPFETDDPNNIPPDHKIVLNRAGTGVTIGEFGNEGSGGQSYYKYNWSAGQTYKFLLKGEPDGTGKTDFTAWFLSPDTTTWKLIASWKRPQTSTYLKSFYSFVENFNPENGYQGRKAEFKNQWVRTSDGNWAAISGAKFSVDNTYNAKQRIDAMGGTSGNAFFLQNGGFFNTTVAPGSQFSVTAPTQAPNIDFSTLP; encoded by the coding sequence ATGAGAGTAAAATTATTAGCCGATACTTTTCTGGGTATCCTTGCTCTGCTTGTTTTTCAATCATGTGCAGAAAATACTATGACAGCAGAAGACACTGTTGCTACAAAAAAAAATGTCTCAGCTTTAAGCAAAGCATCTTCCTTCAGTGTTCCGGTGGCCGGAAATTCTTTTTTGACGGTAAAACCTTTGGGAGCCAGTGAGGTCATCACTTCTTCCAACTTAGGTAACTGGACAAACTCGAGTACTGTTATAAGCAGTTATTTCAGGGTGGGTAATACGGGAACGTTAAACATCGGATTAAAAGCATCAGTTCCTTCGGGTACAAGTGTTGTAAAAGTAACTGTAGGCGGGACATCCAAAAATGTTACTTTAACGGGATCGGGTTACAAGGATTATACCGTTGGGGATTTTACTATTTCCTCTCCTGGTTATGTAAAAGTTGATCTTCAGGGCGTGTCAAAAACCGGTGGATATTTTGCTGATGTAAGTGATGTGACCTTCAGTGGTGCAGCTTCCGCAGGAACCAATATTTACAGTAATGATCCTTCTTACTATTATTGGGCACGCAGAGGGCCCTCCTGCCACCTTAACTACGTAATTCCAACCACCAGTAATGTGAGCTATTATTATAATGAAGTAACAGTTCCGGCAGGAGAAGATAAAATTGGTTCTTATTTTATGGCCAATGGCTTTAGTGCAGGCTATTTTGGAATGCAGGTTAATTCTGCAACAGAAAGGAGAATTTTATTCTCTGTATGGAGTCCGTTTGAAACGGATGATCCCAATAATATCCCTCCTGATCACAAAATTGTTCTCAACAGAGCAGGTACCGGGGTAACAATCGGAGAATTTGGAAATGAGGGTTCTGGCGGACAAAGCTATTATAAATACAACTGGAGTGCAGGACAAACCTATAAATTCTTATTAAAAGGTGAACCTGATGGAACCGGAAAAACAGATTTTACAGCCTGGTTTTTATCTCCAGATACTACAACATGGAAACTGATCGCCAGCTGGAAGAGACCTCAAACAAGTACTTATCTTAAAAGCTTCTACAGTTTTGTTGAAAACTTCAATCCTGAAAATGGATATCAGGGCAGAAAAGCAGAATTCAAAAATCAATGGGTAAGAACTTCAGACGGCAACTGGGCCGCTATTTCCGGAGCAAAGTTTAGTGTAGATAACACTTATAATGCAAAACAAAGAATAGATGCAATGGGAGGAACAAGCGGCAATGCTTTCTTTTTGCAAAATGGAGGATTCTTTAATACAACAGTTGCTCCCGGCTCACAGTTTTCTGTCACCGCACCCACACAGGCACCGAACATCGATTTTTCTACGCTTCCTTAA
- a CDS encoding alpha/beta hydrolase, producing the protein MAVYILSNRKIIRHKGERVDSFSNDEYSIPNFRIAKCDFDNYKEPTAQAKKKKDYTNRNILNYKFFSEPEKQGYEEVLDVLLSEKGIKKSPLTANNLGGTQRMFYELYKNMSSTKDRSDVLIFIHGYLYDFDDELKAILDLKKIFIDNPASPVEHILFVSWPASGSIIPLSYFDDKASSINSGTSLMRLFYFYTQFLKDIFSNRDLAPCNQRIHIMAHSLGNRVLQSMLYSLKRENILRVIDQVLLLNADVSYKVFEDSEDSYNKLPLLANRISIYLNRQDTVLGISQFTKNILTPRLGKNGPSDLGHYKDIVSIIDCTFVKDDLLNSFKYEVGNHWGYLSSSQVQADIFQNLSGIDRNLITNRSKENENIFTIIS; encoded by the coding sequence ATGGCCGTTTATATCTTAAGTAACCGGAAGATCATTCGTCATAAAGGCGAAAGAGTAGATTCTTTTTCCAATGATGAATACTCAATTCCCAATTTCAGGATTGCTAAATGTGATTTTGATAACTACAAAGAGCCCACTGCTCAAGCCAAAAAGAAAAAAGACTACACCAACAGAAATATCTTAAATTATAAGTTTTTCTCCGAACCCGAAAAACAGGGCTATGAAGAAGTTTTGGATGTTCTGCTGAGTGAGAAAGGAATTAAAAAATCTCCTCTTACAGCCAATAATCTTGGTGGCACCCAAAGAATGTTCTATGAGCTGTACAAAAACATGTCTTCCACCAAAGACAGAAGCGATGTACTGATATTCATCCATGGTTATCTGTATGATTTTGATGATGAATTAAAGGCGATCCTTGATCTTAAGAAAATATTCATTGATAATCCGGCTTCTCCTGTAGAACATATCTTATTTGTAAGCTGGCCAGCCTCAGGAAGCATTATTCCGTTGAGTTATTTTGACGATAAGGCTTCCAGTATCAATTCCGGAACATCTCTGATGAGATTGTTTTATTTCTACACTCAATTTTTAAAAGATATCTTTTCCAACCGGGATCTTGCGCCCTGCAATCAAAGAATTCATATTATGGCTCATTCTTTGGGGAACAGAGTGCTTCAAAGCATGTTGTACAGTCTTAAAAGGGAGAACATACTCCGTGTTATCGACCAGGTTCTACTATTGAATGCAGATGTCAGCTATAAAGTATTTGAAGATTCCGAAGATTCATATAATAAACTGCCATTACTGGCCAACCGGATTTCCATTTACCTGAACAGACAGGACACGGTTTTGGGAATTTCTCAGTTTACAAAAAATATTCTGACACCAAGACTTGGTAAAAACGGACCAAGTGATCTTGGCCACTACAAAGACATTGTTTCTATCATTGATTGTACGTTTGTAAAAGATGATCTTCTGAACAGCTTTAAATATGAAGTGGGAAATCACTGGGGATACCTCTCCAGCTCACAGGTACAGGCTGATATTTTTCAAAATTTAAGCGGGATAGACAGGAATCTTATCACCAACCGATCCAAGGAAAACGAAAATATTTTTACAATTATTTCTTAA
- a CDS encoding glutamine--tRNA ligase/YqeY domain fusion protein produces MEEEKKSLNFIEQIIEDDMANGLKRDEIRFRFPPEPNGYLHVGHTKAICINFGLGEKYNAPVNLRFDDTNPEKEEQEFVDSIMKDVEWLGFKWDKVLYASDYFQQLYDWAVQLIKEGKAYVDEQPSEVITEQRKNPSEPGIESPYRNRPVEESLDLFERMKNGEFESGSMSLRAKIDMLSPNMNMRDPVMYRILNKPHHRTGTAWKIYPMYDWAHGESDYIEQISHSLCSLEFENHRPLYNWYLDQVYEEGRVKNKQREFARMNVSYMITSKRKLQRLVAEGVVTGWDDPRMPTISGMRRKGFTPASIRNFIDKVGVAKRENLIEIQLLDFCVREDLNKVAKRVMAVVDPVKLVIENYPEGQEEWLETENNPEQENAGTREVPFSRELYIEREDFKEEANNKFFRLKLGGEVRLKSAYIIKAERVEKDENGEITTIYATYDEKSRSGSGTEESLRKVKGTLHWVSAKHALPVEVRTYNHLFTVEQPDAEKDVDFLNFINPESMAIVKGFAEPSLKDVAVGEPLQFQRIGYFTKDQDSTEETLVFNRTVTLKDSFKPE; encoded by the coding sequence ATGGAAGAAGAAAAAAAATCACTCAATTTTATTGAGCAAATTATAGAAGATGATATGGCAAACGGTCTGAAAAGAGATGAGATCCGTTTCCGTTTTCCCCCTGAACCCAATGGTTATTTGCATGTAGGGCACACAAAAGCCATCTGTATCAACTTTGGCCTGGGTGAAAAATACAATGCTCCTGTAAACCTTCGTTTCGACGATACGAACCCTGAGAAAGAAGAGCAGGAATTCGTAGATTCTATCATGAAAGATGTTGAATGGTTAGGTTTCAAATGGGATAAAGTTTTGTACGCATCCGATTACTTCCAGCAGCTTTACGATTGGGCAGTTCAGTTAATTAAAGAAGGAAAAGCTTATGTAGATGAGCAGCCGTCAGAAGTGATTACTGAGCAAAGAAAAAATCCTTCGGAACCAGGAATTGAATCTCCATACAGAAACCGTCCCGTTGAAGAATCATTAGATTTATTTGAAAGGATGAAAAACGGAGAATTTGAAAGTGGTTCAATGTCTCTTCGTGCAAAAATCGATATGCTTTCACCGAACATGAATATGCGTGACCCTGTGATGTACAGAATTTTGAATAAACCTCACCACAGAACAGGAACAGCATGGAAAATTTATCCGATGTACGACTGGGCACATGGTGAATCCGATTATATCGAACAAATTTCACATTCACTTTGTTCTTTGGAGTTTGAAAATCACAGACCTTTATACAACTGGTATTTAGATCAGGTTTATGAAGAAGGAAGGGTTAAAAACAAACAGAGAGAATTTGCAAGGATGAACGTTTCCTATATGATTACTTCTAAAAGAAAGCTGCAGAGATTGGTAGCAGAAGGAGTAGTAACAGGATGGGATGACCCTAGAATGCCTACCATTTCAGGAATGAGAAGAAAAGGATTTACGCCAGCTTCCATCAGAAACTTTATTGATAAAGTAGGGGTTGCAAAAAGAGAAAATCTTATTGAAATTCAATTGCTGGACTTCTGTGTACGTGAAGACCTTAATAAGGTTGCAAAACGTGTAATGGCAGTTGTAGATCCTGTGAAATTAGTGATCGAAAACTATCCTGAAGGTCAGGAAGAATGGTTGGAGACTGAAAATAATCCTGAGCAGGAAAATGCGGGAACAAGAGAAGTTCCTTTCTCAAGAGAGCTGTATATTGAACGTGAAGACTTCAAGGAAGAAGCTAACAATAAATTCTTCAGACTGAAATTAGGTGGAGAAGTTCGTTTGAAATCTGCTTATATCATCAAAGCTGAAAGAGTAGAGAAGGATGAAAATGGTGAGATCACTACCATCTATGCTACCTATGATGAGAAAAGCAGATCAGGAAGCGGAACAGAAGAAAGTTTAAGAAAAGTAAAAGGAACTTTACACTGGGTATCTGCAAAACATGCTCTTCCTGTAGAAGTGAGAACTTATAATCATTTGTTTACTGTGGAGCAGCCTGATGCTGAAAAAGATGTTGATTTCCTGAACTTCATTAACCCTGAGTCTATGGCTATTGTGAAAGGTTTTGCTGAGCCAAGCCTGAAAGATGTAGCTGTTGGTGAACCTCTTCAGTTCCAGAGAATAGGATACTTTACAAAAGATCAGGATTCTACAGAGGAAACTTTGGTATTTAACCGTACAGTAACACTGAAAGATTCTTTTAAACCTGAATAA